TCAAGAGGATGCAGGAGTTACTATTCATCTCTTGACTCGGCAACGCCTCTTAAGAGAATATTCCAGCTATGATAGGAAACATTGTCTAGTTAGGAAAAAACATGGTTCAGTCTTCCGAAAAAATTGAGGTTAAGTACGGGGAAAGAGAAATTGCCGAAGGAACATTAATTACTTTTCCCAATCCACGCCCAGGCAGAAATTACGATATTCAGATCACTCTGCCGGAATATACCTGTAAGTGTCCCTTTTCCGGTTATCCCGATTTTGCCACTATTTATCTTAGCTACGTTCCCGATCAAAAGGTGATGGAATTAAAGGCGATTAAACTTTATATTAATAGTTATCGTGATCGTTATATTTCCCACGAAGAAGCAATTAACCAAATTTTAGATGATTTGGTGGCCGCTTGCGAACCCTTGCAGATGAAAGTTAAGGGGGATTTTCATCCCAGAGGTAACGTACATACCGTGGTGGAGGTGATGTATAAAAAAGAATAGCATAATTGTCTAGTTTGGGGATGGGTTAGCCCCCATCTCTAGCTGTTCTAGTTTTTGTTGTTCAAGTTTTTTGCTATCGTCGTCTTCAATACTCATTTTGAACTTGTCCTCTATACTTAATTTGACTTAGAGTTAATTCCTAAAGATTTCTAAAAATTGAGATACAGTAAAGACTTGAGTAACACCTAAGTTCGGTAGATACTGAAAATCCTGATCACCTGTAATCAAATAATCAGCACCAGAGGATATGGCACAAGCTAAAAATTTAGCGTCTTTTCTATCCCTAGGTAAGTCAATCTAACGATTGACATCAGCAGCAGTTGTAAAGAGTGTAAACATCCTCAAACATTTTGGTTTTTTCTGATCAGGAACTTTCAATTTTTTGCGGTTAAGCACATCTTTATATTCTGTTAGGATTTCAGAAGAAACTATCCATTGATAATCGCTCTTACTGGTAACTAGGCGGCTCTCTTATTCTTTGTGTGATCAGTTTAACTTATATAGTAGCGGTCAATCTTTGTGTCCTTTGTCTCTTTGTGGTTCCTGACCCAGAGGGCCGATAAGCCAGCGCAAGAGGGCAAAATCTTGATAAACTGAGGGGATAACTATCCTGGACTATTCCCATGACCACTCACTTTATTAGTGCCGAAATCGACCTACAGGAAACCCCGCAACAACTGGAGCAAGAAATCGAAAAAGAATTAGCCAAACGCGGTGAACCCTTGCGCTGGGCAATCACAGAAGTGGATACCGAGAATAATCAAGTCAAAGTCGAAGCGATTGTCACCACTGCCTCGTGAATTCCCGTCCCTATACCGCCGTACTAATTATTCCCACCGGCATCGGGGCAGCGATTGGCGGTTATGCTGGGGATGGCCTTCCCGTGGCCAGAGCGATCGCTCAAGTTTGCGATCGCCTAATTACCCATCCCAATGTCCTCAACGGCGCACAACTGTACTGGCCCCTGGCCAACACCCATTATGTGGAGGGTTACGCTTTAGATCGTTTTGCCCGGGGGGATTGGGGATTAAGTCCCGTCCATCAAAATCGCATCGGGTTACTATTCGATCGCGCCATTGAATTTGACCTCTTGCAAAGACACCTTCAGGCTGCCGATGCTGTCCGGGCTACCCTAGGCTTAGATCTGACCGATTACCTTGTCACCGATGCCCCCTTAAATGTGCAGTTGCGAGAGGCAGCCTCCGGGGCCAGTTGGGGAACAATTGGCAATCCCGACAGCTTGCTGCGGGGGGCAGAAAAACTGATTAAGCAAGGCCGAGCGGAAGCGATCGCCATTGTTGCCCGTTTTCCCGACGATCCCGATAGCATTGCCCTGGCTAATTATCGCCATGGTCAGGGGGTGGATCCCCTTGCCGGGGCCGAAGCGGTGATTTCCCATCTGGTGGTGCGACAATTCCAAATACCGGCGGCCCACGCTCCCGCTTTAAGTCCGCTGCCCCTCGATCCGCAACTTTCCCCCAAGGCCGCGGCCGAAGAAATCGGTTATACTTTTTTACCCTGCGTTTTGGTGGGTTTGAGTCGCGCCCCCCAATTGGTCAAGCGGCCCGGTCCCGATGCTATTTGGGGCCGGGAGGTGGACGCGCTGATCGTTCCCGCCAGTGCCTGTGGCTGTAGCACAGTTTTAAGTTTTTGTCAAGAAAAAACCGTACTGATTGCCGTACAGGAAAATAGTACAAGAATGAAGGTAGCCCCGGAACCCCTAGGGGTGAAAGCAATTAGGGTACACTCGTATATGGAGGCGATCGGTGCGATCGTTTGTCAACGGGCAGGGGTTAGCCTCGCATCTCTTCGCCCTAATTTAAACTCTTTACGCTGTTTATCCGAGAATCCGTGACTAATTCCCCTAATCCCGAATTTGATCCCCTGACACGCACACAAGTCCTCACCATTATGGCGGTAACGGCGATTGTCCTGCTGGTAGTCGCCAAAGTTTGGCAATATTTCGGTGCGATCGCTATTCCTGCCATTCGCTGGACTCTCCCAGATTTCCTGTTCGGATTAGCCTTAGCGGGGGCAATTAGTGGAATTAGTGGGCTTCTCTATCGTTTTTGGTCTAGTTATCGCCATAGTGCTAACGCTTACTTAGAATTAGTCATTAAACCTTTAGCATGGCCCGATTTAATTTGGATTGGATTACTGCCGGGGTTAAGTGAAGAATTATTATTTCGCGGGGTGATTTTGCCAGCTTTGGGCTTAAATATCTTTGGTTTAACCGTTTCTAGTCTAATTTTTGGGATCCTGCATTTTAGCGGTTCCCAACAATGGCCCTATGTTATCTGGGCAACTGTTGTCGGTTTTGCCCTCGGTTATACCGTCATCATCACCGGTAATTTATTAATCCCGATCCTCGCTCATATTATCACCAATCTCCTCGCTAGTTTTCTCTGGAAATTACAGCATAGTAATCAGTAATCAGTAATCAGTTATCAGTAATCAGTTATCAGTGGGGAAGTTATCAGTGGGGAAGTTATCAGTAATCAGTTATCAGTTATCAGTGACTACTCCTGTCTCCTATAAAAAAAATGGAAGTGCAATTTCGCGAATTTAATCCTTTTGATGTCTGGTTTTGGCTGGAATTTTCGACGGTTCCCTCGAATATAGAACAGCAATATGTAGAAGAAGTTTTTGCCTCTTGGTTTTATTTGGGTAAATTAGGGGCTTTCAATGCCGAAAACCTACAGGTACAAGAGGTAGGAGTCGATATTAGTTATATGGAATACGATCCAGATATGGCCGAAAATGCCTTTATGTCACCGATGCACAATATGACCGATTTTGAATACTTAGGTACTTGGGGACGTTGTTGGTTTGACCTTGGTACTAGCGATCTTATTGCTTTAGATATTTTAATCAATGCCTTGACCCAATTAAGTAAGGATTTTGTCGATATTAAACGTTTAATTATCGGTGGAGAAAATCAAGATTGGCCAATTAGCGATCGCAGCAATTATCTCTTTAGCGAATAATTAGGGTTTACTGAAAAAGTTTCTTGGTGGAGTCCGTATTCTCCGAGTCAGGAGTTTATTTTTATTTATTTATTCTCCCCACACCCCACACCCTACACCCCACACCCCACTTCCCCACACCCCACACCCCACTTAAAAACATCTATGCTTAATCTCGTCTCCCTTCCAGAAATTCCCGCCGCTGCTTGGAAACGTCCTCTGGGCAAAGGTTGGGAAAAACCCTACAGCGTCCGTTACGCCAGCAATTTAGATGATGGTCCTTGGCATGGGATGCCTCTGGGGGGATTTGGGGCCGGTTGCATCGGACGTTCCCCCAAAGGTGACTTTAACCTCTGGCATCTGGACGGCGGTGAACACAGTTTTAATAGCCTTGCCGCCTGTCAATTTAGCATTTTTGAACAAACAGAAGACGGAAGCGCCCAAGCCTACGCTATGGCGACGGAAAGCCCCACGGATGGAACATTATCGCGCTGGTCGTGGTATCCAGCCGAAAAGGGAACATATTCTGCCCTTTATCCCCGCAGTTGGTACGAGTACAAAAATGTTTTTCAGACTCAATTAATTTGTGAACAATTCTCACCGGTTTGGGCGCATAATTACCAAGAAAGTAGTTATCCTATAGCCCTATTTGAATGGACGGCTCATAATCCCACCGATAAACCGATTACTATTAGTATTATGCTGACTTGGCAAAATACAATCGGTTGGTTTACTAACGCGATTAAATCCCCAGTGGTTAAGGTGAGAGATGATGGTAGTCCCGTCTATGAATATCAATCAAAATGGGGGGAAAGTGAGGGTAATTATAATCAATGGATTGTCGATAATTTCCGCGTTGGCTGTCTAATGCGTCGAGATTACGAAAACCCCGGGGAAGGGGATGGACAGATGGCGATTGCCAGTATCACTAATCCGAGTCTAGAGGTATTTTATCTGGGTAAATGGAACCCTGCGGGCGATGGGGGCGAAGTTTGGGACTATTTCGCCATGAATGGCTCTTTACCAGATATTGAGGACGAAACCCCCGCCCAAAAAGGGGAACAAACGGCCACGGCCATGGCGATTCGTTTTACCATTCGTCCGGGGAAAACTCGCAAAATTCCTTTTATTTTAGCTTGGGATTTACCCGTCACGGAATTTGCCCAAGGAATTAACTATTATCGTCGTTATACGGACTTTTTCGGTCGCAATGGTCAAAATGCTTGGGCGATGGTACGCACGGCTTTAAAACACGGCGACACATGGCGAGAAAATATTATTAACTGGCAAAAACCGATCCTAGAACGCAGCGATCTGGCCGATTGGTTTAAAATGGCTTTATTTAACGAATTATACCTCCTAACTGACGGCGGTACTCTCTGGACGGCCGCCACGGAACGGGATGCCATCGGTCAATTTGGGGTCTTAGAATGTATTGATTATCGTTGGTATGAAAGTCTTGATGTGCGTCTCTATGGTTCCTTTGGGTTATTGATGTTATGGCCGCGCTTAGAAAAGGCCGTGATGGAAGCTTTTGCGAGGGCAATTCCCAGCAGTGACGACACTCCTCGGATTATTGGATATAACCAAGCTAGTGCCATTCGTAAGGCTAAAAATGCCACTCCCCACGATTTAGGCGCACCCAATGAACACCCTTGGCAAAAGAGCAATTACACCAGTTATCAAGATTGTAATCTCTGGAAAGACTTAGGCAGTGATTTTGTTTTATTAGTCTATCGGGATTATTTATTAACGGGGGCTAAAGATGAGGATTTTCTGCGGGAATGTTGGCCGTCAATTGTCCTGACTTTGCAATATTTAAAAACTTTTGACCTTGATAAGGATGGGATTCCCGAAAATTCCGGCGCACCAGACCAAACCTTTGATGATTGGCGTTTACAGGGAATTAGTGCCTATTGTGGTGGGTTGTGGATAGCGGCACTAGAAGCAACGATTAAAATTGGGGCAATTCTTGGGGAAGATACGGCAATTTTTGCCGGTTGGTTACAGCAATCTCGCGCTATTTATCATCAGACTCTCTGGAATGGAGAATATTATAATTTAGATAGTGGCAGTGGTTCCGATGTGGTGATGACTGATCAATTATGCGGTCAATTTTATGCCCGTTTATTGGCTTTACCGGATGTGGTAGAAAATCAATACACGCAATCAGCTTTAAGTAAGATTTATGAGGCTTGTTTTCTCAAGTTTCATGGGGGAAAATTTGGGGCGGCAAATGGTTTAAAACCCGATGGTACTCCCGAAAATCCCGAGGCAACTCATCCCTTGGAAGTTTGGGTAGGAATTAATTTTGGGTTGGTGGCTTTTTTACTACAAATGGGAATGGAAAAGCAAGGATGGCAAATTACAGAAGCGGTGGTGAAACAAGTCTATGAAAATGGCTTACAATTTCGCACCCCAGAAGCAATAACATCGGTGGGAACTTTTCGCGCCTGTCATTATTTACGCGCCATGGCTATCTGGGCTATCTATGGGGTTTTGACGGAATTTCAGGGATAAATTTTCTTGGAGATATCCCCCTTTTCTCAACTTCAATTTCCCTCCTTGAATATTGGCTAAAAAATGTGGGTGGTGTCTTTTCTTCGATCAGATTTGCTCATCACCACAACCTTAAAAGAGTCGAGTAATTTAGATAGTCAAGAGCTTAAGTAGGTAGGCGTTCAAAATAAACTTGAGTCAACGTGAAAAAACTGT
This portion of the Microcystis aeruginosa NIES-2549 genome encodes:
- the queF gene encoding preQ(1) synthase; the encoded protein is MVQSSEKIEVKYGEREIAEGTLITFPNPRPGRNYDIQITLPEYTCKCPFSGYPDFATIYLSYVPDQKVMELKAIKLYINSYRDRYISHEEAINQILDDLVAACEPLQMKVKGDFHPRGNVHTVVEVMYKKE
- a CDS encoding putative toxin-antitoxin system toxin component, PIN family gives rise to the protein MDLPRDRKDAKFLACAISSGADYLITGDQDFQYLPNLGVTQVFTVSQFLEIFRN
- a CDS encoding DUF3326 domain-containing protein, which produces MNSRPYTAVLIIPTGIGAAIGGYAGDGLPVARAIAQVCDRLITHPNVLNGAQLYWPLANTHYVEGYALDRFARGDWGLSPVHQNRIGLLFDRAIEFDLLQRHLQAADAVRATLGLDLTDYLVTDAPLNVQLREAASGASWGTIGNPDSLLRGAEKLIKQGRAEAIAIVARFPDDPDSIALANYRHGQGVDPLAGAEAVISHLVVRQFQIPAAHAPALSPLPLDPQLSPKAAAEEIGYTFLPCVLVGLSRAPQLVKRPGPDAIWGREVDALIVPASACGCSTVLSFCQEKTVLIAVQENSTRMKVAPEPLGVKAIRVHSYMEAIGAIVCQRAGVSLASLRPNLNSLRCLSENP
- a CDS encoding CPBP family intramembrane glutamic endopeptidase; amino-acid sequence: MTNSPNPEFDPLTRTQVLTIMAVTAIVLLVVAKVWQYFGAIAIPAIRWTLPDFLFGLALAGAISGISGLLYRFWSSYRHSANAYLELVIKPLAWPDLIWIGLLPGLSEELLFRGVILPALGLNIFGLTVSSLIFGILHFSGSQQWPYVIWATVVGFALGYTVIITGNLLIPILAHIITNLLASFLWKLQHSNQ
- a CDS encoding DUF3531 family protein, translated to MEVQFREFNPFDVWFWLEFSTVPSNIEQQYVEEVFASWFYLGKLGAFNAENLQVQEVGVDISYMEYDPDMAENAFMSPMHNMTDFEYLGTWGRCWFDLGTSDLIALDILINALTQLSKDFVDIKRLIIGGENQDWPISDRSNYLFSE
- a CDS encoding GH116 family glycosyl hydrolase, yielding MLNLVSLPEIPAAAWKRPLGKGWEKPYSVRYASNLDDGPWHGMPLGGFGAGCIGRSPKGDFNLWHLDGGEHSFNSLAACQFSIFEQTEDGSAQAYAMATESPTDGTLSRWSWYPAEKGTYSALYPRSWYEYKNVFQTQLICEQFSPVWAHNYQESSYPIALFEWTAHNPTDKPITISIMLTWQNTIGWFTNAIKSPVVKVRDDGSPVYEYQSKWGESEGNYNQWIVDNFRVGCLMRRDYENPGEGDGQMAIASITNPSLEVFYLGKWNPAGDGGEVWDYFAMNGSLPDIEDETPAQKGEQTATAMAIRFTIRPGKTRKIPFILAWDLPVTEFAQGINYYRRYTDFFGRNGQNAWAMVRTALKHGDTWRENIINWQKPILERSDLADWFKMALFNELYLLTDGGTLWTAATERDAIGQFGVLECIDYRWYESLDVRLYGSFGLLMLWPRLEKAVMEAFARAIPSSDDTPRIIGYNQASAIRKAKNATPHDLGAPNEHPWQKSNYTSYQDCNLWKDLGSDFVLLVYRDYLLTGAKDEDFLRECWPSIVLTLQYLKTFDLDKDGIPENSGAPDQTFDDWRLQGISAYCGGLWIAALEATIKIGAILGEDTAIFAGWLQQSRAIYHQTLWNGEYYNLDSGSGSDVVMTDQLCGQFYARLLALPDVVENQYTQSALSKIYEACFLKFHGGKFGAANGLKPDGTPENPEATHPLEVWVGINFGLVAFLLQMGMEKQGWQITEAVVKQVYENGLQFRTPEAITSVGTFRACHYLRAMAIWAIYGVLTEFQG